The genomic stretch ATCTCGTCCGCTTTCGTGCCGTCCGCGAACTCCACGCGGAGAAACCGCGTTTCCGTTCCGACGTGCGCGACGAACGGCGAGCCCGTGAACGCCACCTCGCGGTGGTCCTCGATCGTCGTCCAGCGTCGTCCGTCGAGCGAACCCTTCAACACGAACTTCACCGGCTTCCACGCGTATTCGAAACGGACTTCGGCACGTCCCACCGCCTGCTCCGCTCCGAGATCGAGTTGCAACCAACCGTCCGTCGCTTCCGCGGCCGCAGCCCAGCGCGTCGCGTAGTTTCCGTCGACCACACGCGAGGCCGCGTGCGTCGGGTCGAATTCGGATGAACTCGTGGCTGCGGCCGCGAGCCGTCCCGCGCCGCGCCCCTGCACGAGTGCGGGCGCCGTGTGCGAGGGCGTGATCTTTTCCATCAGTCCGTCCGGCGTGAAACGGATCGCGTCGACGCAGATCTGCCGGTAGGCCTCGCGCTCCACCCACGGCACGCGGTGGCGGTGATACAGAATGTAGTGGCGATCCCGATACGTGAAGAGCGTGTGGTGACCCGGGCTCACGACGTTGCGTGCGTGGTCGGTCACGAGGATCGGGCTGTTGGCCGCCTCGGTGAACGGGCCGAGCGGCGAATCACCCACGGCGTAGTGCACCTGGTACGTGTCCGAGATCGTCACGCCCTGCGAGTAGCTCAGGTAGTAGCGCCCGTCGTGTTTGATCATGTGCGGCGCCTCGAAGTAGTTCGTCGGAGTCACGTCGACCGGCTCGCCGACGAACCCCACGCCGTCCGCCTCCAACTTCACGGCGAAACACTTGCCGTTGACCCATCCCCAACCCGAACCCCAGTGGAGATAGATCGATCCATCGTCGTCCACGAACGCCTCGGCGTCGATCATGTGATAGCCGGGGCGGTAGGTCTCGGGGATGAGCGGCTTGCCTCCGTTCGCGTCGCTCCACGGCCCGAGCGGATGATCCGCCGCACCGACCCACACCTCGTTGCCCACGGACACGTACATGAGAAACCTCCCGCTGGGCGCGCGGATCACCGACGGTGCCCACACCATCGCGCCCTTCGAAGTCGGGCTCGTGCACGCTTCCTTCGTCGGCCAATTCAGCTCGCGATACTCCCAGTGTTTGAAGTCCTCCGACTCCCAACAACCCAAGGTGCGGCCACCCCAAGGATCGAGCGTGGCGTAGAGAAAGAAACGCCCCTCGTGCTGCACGAGCGACGGATCCGCGTAGTAGCCCGGCAGGATCGGATTGCCGACGTGCGGCGAATCCCAACGGACGTCGGCGACCGCAGACAAGGGTGCGAGCACGGCGACACAAAGCAGCAACGGTTTCAGGGGCATGGTCGAGATCCGGTGGCGAAGGTGAGTTCGAAAGCGAACGTCCATGATGGTGCCGCCGTCCGCCCCGAACGCACGGCGTTTCCGCTCTCCACGCCGACTTGCGCCGTGAAGCGTTAACCCTTCCCTGCGCTCACGGCCCGTCGTCCGGCCCCGGCGGGGGAATCAGACTGTAGAGGACCGGTGTGACGAGTCGCGACAACAGCAGCGAACTCACCAACCCTCCCATGATCACGATCGCGAGCGGCGAATAGAAGTCCGACCTCGCCAGCGCCAGCGGCATCAGCGCACCCAACGCCGTGAGCGTGGTCAACACGACCGGCAGGAATCGCACCTGTCCCGCGCGCTCGATCGCCTCGCGCAGCGGCACGCCTTTCGCCCGCAACTGGTTGGTGAAATCGACGAGCAGAATGCTGTTCTTGATCTCGATGCCCACGAGCGCGACGAACCCCACCAGCGCCATGAACGACAGCGTGTAGCCGGTGAGCCACAACCCCACCAACCCGCCCACGAAGCCGAGCGGGATCACCGAGGACACGATCGCCGTGCCGCGGAAACTGCGAAACTCCAGCACGATGACCGCCAGCACGCCGAACATGGCCACCAGTATCGCCGCCCCGAAGCCCCCGAAACTCTGTTCACGACTCTCCGCCTCGCCCCCGAACTTCCACGTGTACCCACTCGGCAACGACAGCGCCTCCATCCGTTCATTCACCTCGCGCGTGACGGCGGCGGTGTTGTATCCACCGCTCACGTACGCCGTGACCGTGGCCGACCGCTCGCGATTGAAGCGTTGGATGACGGGCGGCCCGGCCTTCAGCTCCAGCCGCGCGACGCGCGAGACCGGGACCATCGCCCCCGATCCCGTCCGCACCCGCACCGCCTCCCACGCGTCCAACGACGGACGCTCCTCCCGCGGCAGCACGAGCCGTATCGCGTACTCGTCTCCGTCTTCTTCGCGAAACCGGCCGGCCTCGATCCCGTCCACGGCGAGACGCACCGCGCGGTCCAACGTGGCGGAGTCGATCCCGAGCAACCCCGTCGCCGCCCGGTCCACCACGACCTTCAGATCGGTGCGCGCCGTCCGCAACGGGTTGACCACGTTCTC from Opitutales bacterium ASA1 encodes the following:
- a CDS encoding family 43 glycosylhydrolase, which codes for MPLKPLLLCVAVLAPLSAVADVRWDSPHVGNPILPGYYADPSLVQHEGRFFLYATLDPWGGRTLGCWESEDFKHWEYRELNWPTKEACTSPTSKGAMVWAPSVIRAPSGRFLMYVSVGNEVWVGAADHPLGPWSDANGGKPLIPETYRPGYHMIDAEAFVDDDGSIYLHWGSGWGWVNGKCFAVKLEADGVGFVGEPVDVTPTNYFEAPHMIKHDGRYYLSYSQGVTISDTYQVHYAVGDSPLGPFTEAANSPILVTDHARNVVSPGHHTLFTYRDRHYILYHRHRVPWVEREAYRQICVDAIRFTPDGLMEKITPSHTAPALVQGRGAGRLAAAATSSSEFDPTHAASRVVDGNYATRWAAAAEATDGWLQLDLGAEQAVGRAEVRFEYAWKPVKFVLKGSLDGRRWTTIEDHREVAFTGSPFVAHVGTETRFLRVEFADGTKADEMSVWEFAAYPDRHDTPSL